One genomic window of Solanum stenotomum isolate F172 chromosome 9, ASM1918654v1, whole genome shotgun sequence includes the following:
- the LOC125876480 gene encoding protein REPRESSOR OF SILENCING 3 isoform X2, producing the protein MAAPAEMVTGEGGNESTKKTVRIYVGGLGESVTAEDLTKTFSTPQLGKVESMDIVRTKGRSFAYLDLLPSSDKSLPKLFSTYNGCMWKGGRLRIEKAKEHFFLRLKHEWEEDATLATTLTHLPVTEAERTDSLKSQKKGSKLDEAQIRIYFPKLGKIKPVSLRGTGKHKYSFQRVEVPSLPIHFCDCEEHSGTTYTDKQKSLCNYDSKDGGMDEKELNIMNSVLNRIFERENYSEKTPRGFKLSKEVQSSNGTVDHLQKDKNLVNQEMGDDDNLILNVVAGANDRMTMVKDPIQEAMTAIQANEDFVDQEMDDDDDNLIINVVTGAKDRNTMFKDPTLEAIAAIQESRVATDKQKQGKTMPSNRKRKAPSEVKDGEAHTLLSKAEAKQSLEVTRDSQLLNRSAKLPKKSPWKDLISASDGATFSVLDILPSAIPGKEIQSGSDGVSEFSSDEKDEVTNNEKVSDHLEELDKVESEDEVSNDEEVSDQHEELDKVEFEDEVSNDEKVLDQHEELDKVESEDEVSNDEKVSDQHEELDKVEYEEKLSDQHEELDKIATDNLDAPVDIYVRGAAWRQKSSWTELVRDATRSSFSISQILPGLSLPKPELPVMGETGKAQKSNSTDKSDSQDVSVVEQNNVHFSKELPVLDDYQQKETMKNEASAPTPEKEHVSASKQALVVDTNYNESCSFMKSAASMKEWTKTKAALSGSFKKKTNEKK; encoded by the exons ATGGCGGCACCGGCAGAGATGGTGACGGGCGAAGGAGGCAATGAATCAACGAAGAAAACCGTAAGGATATATGTTGGTGGTTTAGGCGAAAGTGTGACGGCTGAGGATTTGACGAAGACATTCTCAACACCACAACTCGGAAAAGTGGAATCTATGGACATCGTTCGAACCAAAGGCCGCAGCTTTGCTTACTTGGATTTACTTCCTTCTTCCGACAAATCCCTACCCAAACTTTTCAGCACG TATAATGGATGCATGTGGAAAGGTGGGAGGCTTAGAATAGAGAAGGCAAAGGAACACTTTTTTCTTCGTTTGAAACATGAGTGGGAAGAAGATGCTACACTTGCCACTACTTTGACCCATCTTCCCGTTACTGAAGCTGAAAGGACGGACTCCCTGAAAAGTCAGAAGAAAGGCTCCAAATTGGATGAAGCTCAGATTCGGATTTACTTCCCAAAGTTAGGAAAG ATAAAACCAGTGTCTCTTAGAGGAACTGGCAAGCATAAATACAGTTTTCAGCGAGTGGAAGTTCCTTCTTTACCTATCCATTTTTGTGATTGTGAAGAGCACTCTGGTACTACTTATACAGACAAGCAAAAATCACTTTGTAATTATGACTCAAAGGATGGTGGAATGGATGAGAAAGAGCTGAACATTATGAATTCAGTGTTgaacagaatttttgagagggagaACTACTCTGAGAAAACCCCTAGGGGTTTTAAATTATCTAAGGAAGTTCAAAGCTCAAATGGTACAGTTGATCATTTGCAGAAGGACAAGAATCTAGTCAACCAAGAAATGGGAGATGATGATAACCTCATTCTCAATGTGGTGGCTGGTGCAAACGATAGAATGACTATGGTTAAAGATCCAATCCAGGAAGCAATGACAGCTATTCAGGCTAATGAAGATTTTGTTGACCAAGAAATGGATGACGATGATGACAACCTTATTATCAATGTAGTGACCGGTGCAAAGGATAGAAACACTATGTTCAAAGATCCAACCCTGGAAGCAATTGCAGCTATTCAG GAATCACGAGTTGCTACAGATAAACAAAAGCAAGGAAAGACGATGCCCTCAAACAGAAAGCGTAAAGCACCTTCAGAGGTTAAAGATGGTGAGGCACATACTTTGCTGTCTAAAGCTGAAGCAAAGCAGAGTTTGGAAGTCACACGAGATAGCCAACTATTAAATAGAAGTGCCAAATTGCCAAAGAAGTCTCCATGGAAAGATCTCATTAGTGCTAGTGATGGTGCTACATTCAGTGTATTGGATATTTTGCCGAGTGCTATTCCTGGTAAAGAGATTCAGTCTGGCTCTGATGGTGTTAGTGAGTTCTCCTCTGACGAAAAAGATGAAGTAACAAACAATGAGAAAGTATCAGATCACCTTGAAGAGCTGGATAAAGTTGAATCTGAAGATGAAGTATCAAACGATGAGGAAGTATCAGATCAGCACGAAGAGCTGgataaagttgaatttgaagatGAAGTATCAAATGATGAGAAAGTATTAGATCAGCATGAAGAGCTGGATAAAGTTGAATCTGAAGATGAAGTATCAAATGATGAGAAAGTATCAGATCAGCATGAAGAGCTGGATAAAGTTGAATATGAAGAGAAATTATCAGATCAGCATGAGGAGCTGGATAAAATTGCCACTGACAATTTAGATGCCCCTGTAGATATTTATGTCAGAGGTGCTGCATGGCGACAAAAATCTTCATGGACAGAATTGGTTCGTGATGCCACCAGAAGTTCTTTCAGCATTTCGCAAATTTTGCCTGGTCTAAGTCTTCCAAAACCAGAGTTGCCAGTGATGGGAGAGACCGGAAAAGCACAAAAATCTAACAGCACGGATAAAAGTGATTCCCAAGATGTTTCTGTAGTGGAGCAGAATAATGTTCATTTCAGTAAAGAGCTTCCAGTGCTGGACGACTATCAGCAGAAAGAAACAATGAAGAATGAAGCCAGTGCTCCAACTCCCGAAAAGGAACACGTATCTGCATCAAAACAAGCACTCGTAGTAGATACTAACTACAACGAAAGTTGTTCTTTCATGAAGAGTGCTGCTTCAATGAAGGAGTGGACGAAAACAAAAGCAGCACTAAGTGGGTCATTCAAGAAGAAGACTAATGAGAAAAAATAG
- the LOC125876486 gene encoding organic cation/carnitine transporter 7-like yields MAIEQDGGVYTMEEALTSVGIGKFQYMVLCYAGLGSISEAVETMILSFIGPALRSQWSLSPTQESLMSTVVFAGMLIGALFWGFITDCYGRRKGLLSIALVTAVCATLSIFSPNYNWLLAVRMMVGFGAGGGLVYGSWFLEFVPSQNRGMWMMIYAGFWTIGTILEALLALMIMPRLGWRWLLALSSIPSIAALLLFVLTVESPRYLCAIGRTRDAYDILKKIAVVNKTQLPHGKLVSSEVTEVHEELLSPGKIKVSILKSGFSSLLMLLSPALRRNTLLMWVLYIGNSFSYYGIILLTSLFSSGQCQHSSIALNLNDDQSLYTNVLINNLAEIPGTLLAAIMVDKVGRKFSVALMCGLSFLSLLPLLAPQLPALTTALLFGARTFISGSFVIVDVYCREIYPTSVRSTGIGVANSVGRIGPMISPIVVVQLVRGCHQTAAIVCFEAVLVLSAVSVLLLSVETKGRELIDTHDV; encoded by the exons ATGGCAATAGAGCAAGATGGTGGTGTGTATACAATGGAAGAAGCACTGACATCAGTTGGAATTGGTAAATTTCAGTATATGGTATTGTGTTATGCAGGTCTTGGTTCTATTTCAGAAGCAGTAGAGACTATGATTCTCTCTTTTATAGGACCTGCTTTAAGGTCCCAATGGTCTCTTTCTCCTACTCAAGAAAGTCTTATGAGTACTGTCGTTTTCGCTGGCATGCTTATCGGAGCTTTATTTTGGGGGTTTATCACAGATTGTTATGGAAGAAG GAAGGGGCTTTTAAGTATAGCGTTAGTGACGGCTGTATGTGCAACACTCAGTATCTTTTCTCCAAATTATAATTGGTTGCTTGCTGTGCGTATGATGGTTGGATTTGGAGCAGGGGGTGGACTTGTATATGGATCTTGGTTTCTTGAATTTGTGCCTTCTCAAAATAGGGGAATGTGGATGATGATTTATGCAGGTTTTTGGACAATTGGAACAATACTTGAGGCTCTATTAGCACTG ATGATTATGCCAAgattgggttggagatggttACTGGCTTTATCGTCCATACCATCAATTGCAGCACTTTTGTTATTTGTATTGACAGTAGAATCTCCTAGATATCTGTGTGCCATAGGTAGGACAAGAGATGCCTATGATATTCTGAAGAAAATAGCTGTTGTCAATAAGACACAACTTCCCCATGGAAAGCTCGTATCTTCTGAAGTGACTGAGGTGCATGAGGAATTGCTTTCCCCTGGGAAAATCAAAGTCTCGATTCTTAAATCAGGCTTCTCATCACTACTAATGCTTTTGTCCCCCGCGTTACGTAGAAATACCCTCCTCATGTGGGTGCTTTATATTGGAAATTCCTTCTCATATTACGGCATTATATTGCTGACCTCACTGTTTAGCAGTGGACAATGTCAACATTCGTCAATTGCTTTGAACCTGAATGATGATCAGAGCCTTTATACAAATGTGCTCATCAATAATCTGGCAG AGATCCCTGGAACTCTTTTAGCAGCTATAATGGTTGATAAAGTTGGTCGGAAATTCAGTGTGGCACTTATGTGTGGTTTAAGCTTCCTGAGCCTTTTACCGCTTCTTGCACCTCAACTGCCTGCTTTGACTACTGCCTTGTTATTTGGTGCTCGTACTTTCATTTCTGGAAGCTTCGTCATTGTGGATGTCTATTGTCGAGAG ATATATCCAACGTCTGTAAGGTCAACTGGTATTGGAGTTGCAAATTCTGTGGGAAGAATAGGGCCCATGATTTCTCCTATAGTGGTGGTGCAACTGGTAAGAGGGTGTCATCAGACGGCTGCAATCGTATGTTTCGAAGCAGTTCTAGTTTTATCAGCAGTCAGTGTTCTGCTCTTATCAGTAGAGACAAAGGGTAGGGAACTAATTGATACTCATGATGTCTAA
- the LOC125876489 gene encoding serine/threonine-protein kinase STY13-like, with protein sequence MLEAPKFAGLIDLNENHDHYGLTQNFYHKLGEGSNMSIDSYGSLQLSNGGGSVAMSMDNSSVGSNDSHTRILNHQGLKRVHNNYSVAASVNKGKTSHGLSDDALAKALMDPRFPTNGLENYDEWTIDLRKLNMGPAFAQGAFGKLYKGTYNGEDVAIKLLERPENDLERAHLMEQQFQQEVMMLARLRHPNIVRFIGACRKPMVWCIVTEYAKGGSVRQFLTRRQNRSVPLKLAVKQALDVARGMEYVHGLNLIHRDLKSDNLLISADKSIKIADFGVARIEVQTEGMTPETGTYRWMAPEMIQHRPYTQKVDVYSFGIVLWELLTGMLPFQNMTAVQAAFAVVNKGVRPTIPNDCLPVLGEIMTRCWDGNPDNRPPFSQVVRMLEAAEIEILTTVRKARFRCCISQPMTTD encoded by the exons ATGCTGGAGGCTCCAAAGTTTGCAGGACTTATAGACTTAAATGAGAACCATGATCATTATGGTCTCACACAAAATTTTTACCATAAGCTTGGTGAAGGGTCAAATATGTCAATCGACAGTTATGGGAGCTTGCAGTTGAGCAATGGTGGAGGTTCAGTTGCAATGTCGATGGATAATAGTAGTGTTGGATCAAATGATTCACATACTCGTATTTTAAATCATCAGGGTCTCAAGCGTGTCCACAATAACTATTCGGTTGCAGCTAGTGTAAATAAGGGCAAAACTTCTCATGGGTTGAGTGATGATGCCCTAGCTAAAGCGTTGATGGATCCTCGATTTCCTACCAATGGGCTTGAAAATTATGATGAGTGGACCATTGAtctgaggaagctcaacatggGGCCAGCTTTTGCTCAAGGGGCTTTTGGTAAACTGTACAAGGGAACTTACAATGGTGAGGATGTTGCTATCAAGCTTCTAGAGAGGCCAGAGAATGATCTTGAGAGGGCTCACTTGATGGAGCAGCAGTTTCAGCAGGAAGTTATGATGTTGGCAAGGTTGAGACATCCAAATATTGTTCGGTTTATTGGTGCATGCCGTAAACCCATGGTGTGGTGTATTGTCACTGAATATGCTAAAGGAGGATCAGTTCGTCAGTTTCTCACTAGGCGACAAAATCGATCTGTGCCTTTGAAGTTAGCAGTGAAGCAGGCCTTGGATGTGGCAAGGGGTATGGAATATGTGCATGGCCTTAATCTGATACATCGTGACCTGAAATCtgataatttattaatttctgCTGATAAATCAATCAAGATTGCGGACTTTGGGGTTGCTCGTATTGAGGTGCAGACAGAAGGAATGACACCAGAGACTGGAACATACCGCTGGATGGCTCC GGAGATGATCCAGCACCGACCCTACACGCAGAAAGTTGATGTTTATAGTTTTGGCATTGTTCTGTGGGAGCTTCTAACGGGGATGCTTCCCTTCCAGAACATGACTGCTGTGCAGGCAGCTTTTGCAGTTGTCAACAAAGGCGTCCGTCCAACCATCCCCAATGATTGTTTACCTGTACTAGGTGAAATCATGACTCGCTGCTGGGATGGTAACCCTGACAATAGACCACCCTTCTCTCAGGTGGTCAGAATGCTCGAGGCTGCAGAAATAGAAATCTTGACAACAGTCAGAAAGGCCCGTTTCAGGTGCTGTATCAGTCAACCCATGACTACAGATTGA
- the LOC125876480 gene encoding protein REPRESSOR OF SILENCING 3 isoform X1, giving the protein MAAPAEMVTGEGGNESTKKTVRIYVGGLGESVTAEDLTKTFSTPQLGKVESMDIVRTKGRSFAYLDLLPSSDKSLPKLFSTYNGCMWKGGRLRIEKAKEHFFLRLKHEWEEDATLATTLTHLPVTEAERTDSLKSQKKGSKLDEAQIRIYFPKLGKIKPVSLRGTGKHKYSFQRVEVPSLPIHFCDCEEHSGTTYTDKQKSLCNYDSKDGGMDEKELNIMNSVLNRIFERENYSEKTPRGFKLSKEVQSSNGTVDHLQKDKNLVNQEMGDDDNLILNVVAGANDRMTMVKDPIQEAMTAIQANEDFVDQEMDDDDDNLIINVVTGAKDRNTMFKDPTLEAIAAIQNSLSKESRVATDKQKQGKTMPSNRKRKAPSEVKDGEAHTLLSKAEAKQSLEVTRDSQLLNRSAKLPKKSPWKDLISASDGATFSVLDILPSAIPGKEIQSGSDGVSEFSSDEKDEVTNNEKVSDHLEELDKVESEDEVSNDEEVSDQHEELDKVEFEDEVSNDEKVLDQHEELDKVESEDEVSNDEKVSDQHEELDKVEYEEKLSDQHEELDKIATDNLDAPVDIYVRGAAWRQKSSWTELVRDATRSSFSISQILPGLSLPKPELPVMGETGKAQKSNSTDKSDSQDVSVVEQNNVHFSKELPVLDDYQQKETMKNEASAPTPEKEHVSASKQALVVDTNYNESCSFMKSAASMKEWTKTKAALSGSFKKKTNEKK; this is encoded by the exons ATGGCGGCACCGGCAGAGATGGTGACGGGCGAAGGAGGCAATGAATCAACGAAGAAAACCGTAAGGATATATGTTGGTGGTTTAGGCGAAAGTGTGACGGCTGAGGATTTGACGAAGACATTCTCAACACCACAACTCGGAAAAGTGGAATCTATGGACATCGTTCGAACCAAAGGCCGCAGCTTTGCTTACTTGGATTTACTTCCTTCTTCCGACAAATCCCTACCCAAACTTTTCAGCACG TATAATGGATGCATGTGGAAAGGTGGGAGGCTTAGAATAGAGAAGGCAAAGGAACACTTTTTTCTTCGTTTGAAACATGAGTGGGAAGAAGATGCTACACTTGCCACTACTTTGACCCATCTTCCCGTTACTGAAGCTGAAAGGACGGACTCCCTGAAAAGTCAGAAGAAAGGCTCCAAATTGGATGAAGCTCAGATTCGGATTTACTTCCCAAAGTTAGGAAAG ATAAAACCAGTGTCTCTTAGAGGAACTGGCAAGCATAAATACAGTTTTCAGCGAGTGGAAGTTCCTTCTTTACCTATCCATTTTTGTGATTGTGAAGAGCACTCTGGTACTACTTATACAGACAAGCAAAAATCACTTTGTAATTATGACTCAAAGGATGGTGGAATGGATGAGAAAGAGCTGAACATTATGAATTCAGTGTTgaacagaatttttgagagggagaACTACTCTGAGAAAACCCCTAGGGGTTTTAAATTATCTAAGGAAGTTCAAAGCTCAAATGGTACAGTTGATCATTTGCAGAAGGACAAGAATCTAGTCAACCAAGAAATGGGAGATGATGATAACCTCATTCTCAATGTGGTGGCTGGTGCAAACGATAGAATGACTATGGTTAAAGATCCAATCCAGGAAGCAATGACAGCTATTCAGGCTAATGAAGATTTTGTTGACCAAGAAATGGATGACGATGATGACAACCTTATTATCAATGTAGTGACCGGTGCAAAGGATAGAAACACTATGTTCAAAGATCCAACCCTGGAAGCAATTGCAGCTATTCAG AATTCGCTATCTAAGGAATCACGAGTTGCTACAGATAAACAAAAGCAAGGAAAGACGATGCCCTCAAACAGAAAGCGTAAAGCACCTTCAGAGGTTAAAGATGGTGAGGCACATACTTTGCTGTCTAAAGCTGAAGCAAAGCAGAGTTTGGAAGTCACACGAGATAGCCAACTATTAAATAGAAGTGCCAAATTGCCAAAGAAGTCTCCATGGAAAGATCTCATTAGTGCTAGTGATGGTGCTACATTCAGTGTATTGGATATTTTGCCGAGTGCTATTCCTGGTAAAGAGATTCAGTCTGGCTCTGATGGTGTTAGTGAGTTCTCCTCTGACGAAAAAGATGAAGTAACAAACAATGAGAAAGTATCAGATCACCTTGAAGAGCTGGATAAAGTTGAATCTGAAGATGAAGTATCAAACGATGAGGAAGTATCAGATCAGCACGAAGAGCTGgataaagttgaatttgaagatGAAGTATCAAATGATGAGAAAGTATTAGATCAGCATGAAGAGCTGGATAAAGTTGAATCTGAAGATGAAGTATCAAATGATGAGAAAGTATCAGATCAGCATGAAGAGCTGGATAAAGTTGAATATGAAGAGAAATTATCAGATCAGCATGAGGAGCTGGATAAAATTGCCACTGACAATTTAGATGCCCCTGTAGATATTTATGTCAGAGGTGCTGCATGGCGACAAAAATCTTCATGGACAGAATTGGTTCGTGATGCCACCAGAAGTTCTTTCAGCATTTCGCAAATTTTGCCTGGTCTAAGTCTTCCAAAACCAGAGTTGCCAGTGATGGGAGAGACCGGAAAAGCACAAAAATCTAACAGCACGGATAAAAGTGATTCCCAAGATGTTTCTGTAGTGGAGCAGAATAATGTTCATTTCAGTAAAGAGCTTCCAGTGCTGGACGACTATCAGCAGAAAGAAACAATGAAGAATGAAGCCAGTGCTCCAACTCCCGAAAAGGAACACGTATCTGCATCAAAACAAGCACTCGTAGTAGATACTAACTACAACGAAAGTTGTTCTTTCATGAAGAGTGCTGCTTCAATGAAGGAGTGGACGAAAACAAAAGCAGCACTAAGTGGGTCATTCAAGAAGAAGACTAATGAGAAAAAATAG
- the LOC125876487 gene encoding organic cation/carnitine transporter 7-like, producing the protein MAHEEEEDDPVYTLEEALTAVGIGKFQYMVMCYAGLGFIADAVETMILSFIGPALRSQWTLSSTQESLMTTVVFAGMFIGAIFWGFITDCYGRRKGLLSIAIVSAVSAALSTFSPNYNSLLAVRMMVGVGVGGVPVYGSWFLEFVPSQNRGMWTIICSGFWTIGTILEALLALMIMPRLGWRWLLALSSIPSFLALLLFVFTVESPRYLCAMGRTSDACDILKKIAVVNKTQLPPGKLVSSQLTEELLSPGKNKISSVKSGFSYLLVLLSPALLRNTLLIWVAFIGTNSLYYGIILLTSLFSSEQCQHSSTALHTNDDQSLYTNVLINSLAEIPGFLLSAIMVEKIGRKFSLAVMYALYFLFLLPLLAPQLSALTTALLFGARAFSSGSFLIVGVYCREIYPTSVRSTGIGVSTSVGKIGAMLSPIIAVQLVRGCHQMAAIICFEAVVVLSAASVLLISVETKGRELYDTLGV; encoded by the exons ATGGCACatgaagaggaagaagatgacCCTGTATACACCTTGGAAGAAGCACTTACAGCAGTTGGAATTGGCAAATTTCAGTATATGGTTATGTGTTATGCAGGTCTTGGTTTCATTGCAGATGCAGTTGAGACTATGATTCTCTCTTTTATAGGACCTGCTTTAAGGTCCCAATGGACACTTTCTTCTACTCAAGAAAGCCTTATGACTACTGTCGTTTTCGCTGGCATGTTTATCGGAGCTATTTTTTGGGGATTCATCACAGACTGTTATGGAAGAAG GAAGGGTCTTCTAAGTATAGCAATAGTGAGTGCAGTAAGTGCAGCGCTCAGTACTTTTTCTCCAAATTATAATTCGTTGCTTGCTGTGCGTATGATGGTTGGAGTTGGAGTTGGTGGTGTACCTGTTTATGGATCTTGGTTTCTTGAATTTGTGCCTTCACAAAACAGGGGAATGTGGACGATTATCTGTTCAGGTTTTTGGACAATTGGAACAATACTTGAGGCTTTATTAGCACTG ATGATTATGCCAAGATTGGGTTGGAGGTGGTTACTGGCTTTATCATCTATACCATCATTTTTAGCACTTTTGTTATTTGTATTTACAGTAGAATCTCCTAGATATCTGTGTGCCATGGGTCGAACAAGCGATGCCTGtgatattttgaagaaaatagcTGTGGTGAATAAGACACAACTTCCTCCTGGCAAGCTTGTCTCTTCCCAACTGACCGAGGAATTGCTTTCTCCtggaaaaaacaaaatttcaagtgtTAAATCAGGCTTCTCATACTTACTGGTGCTTTTGTCCCCTGCATTACTTAGAAATACCCTCCTCATATGGGTGGCTTTTATTGGAACTAATTCCTTATATTATGGCATTATATTGCTGACCTCTCTGTTTAGCAGTGAACAATGCCAACACTCGTCAACTGCTTTGCACACGAACGATGATCAGAGCCTTTATACAAATGTGCTCATCAATAGTCTTGCAG AGATCCCTGGGTTTCTTTTATCAGCTATAATGGTGGAGAAAATTGGCCGAAAATTCAGTTTGGCAGTTATGTATGCTCTATACTTCCTATTCCTTTTACCACTTCTTGCACCTCAACTGTCTGCTTTGACTACTGCCTTGCTATTTGGTGCTCGTGCTTTCAGCTCCGGAAGCTTCCTCATTGTGGGAGTCTATTGTCGAGAG ATATATCCAACATCTGTAAGGTCAACTGGTATTGGAGTTTCAACTTCTGTGGGAAAAATAGGGGCCATGCTTTCTCCTATCATTGCGGTGCAATTGGTAAGAGGGTGCCATCAAATGGCTGCAATCATATGTTTCGAAGCAGTTGTAGTTTTATCAGCAGCCAGTGTTCTGCTCATTTCAGTAGAGACAAAGGGTAGGGAACTATATGACACTCTTGGTGTCTaa